A part of Bdellovibrionales bacterium genomic DNA contains:
- a CDS encoding PilZ domain-containing protein, with amino-acid sequence MKEDDQNSKSGDPNDRSFFTQLSASDRADLLKNLKEVVSLEIDIAIPGDKVIRVKCSCLQGSLMLILEGALEIGSYSGSVEAEFIFNLNKYLLKSNLKTDESGQKYLGMNGELFLVQRRKNFRVDVPVHVIPSCSFRLSNQAKRLFSAKVVNISLGGCLLAIEPRNNHSFQVDSQIEMSLSIEGGKVIEVAGVIRRVLSVHQQKEFSLRLGIEFERLSSHEESRINEIVMKCYRMTNRFGSRLRSM; translated from the coding sequence ATGAAAGAGGATGATCAGAATTCCAAGTCCGGTGATCCTAACGACAGAAGCTTTTTTACTCAGTTGTCAGCCTCCGATAGAGCTGATCTATTGAAAAATCTGAAGGAAGTGGTGAGCCTCGAAATAGATATTGCGATTCCTGGCGATAAGGTGATTCGTGTCAAGTGCAGCTGTTTGCAAGGTTCACTTATGTTGATTTTGGAGGGCGCACTAGAGATCGGTTCTTATTCAGGGTCTGTTGAGGCAGAATTCATATTTAATTTGAACAAATATCTATTGAAATCAAATTTGAAAACAGATGAGAGTGGGCAGAAATATTTGGGCATGAATGGCGAATTGTTTTTAGTTCAAAGACGGAAGAACTTCAGAGTTGATGTGCCAGTTCATGTCATACCATCTTGTTCTTTTAGGTTATCCAACCAAGCAAAGCGTTTATTTAGTGCGAAGGTTGTGAATATCAGTTTGGGGGGGTGTTTGTTAGCCATTGAACCACGCAATAATCATTCATTTCAGGTTGATAGCCAAATCGAGATGAGCCTCTCCATAGAGGGAGGAAAGGTCATTGAAGTGGCCGGTGTCATCAGGCGGGTTCTCTCGGTTCATCAACAAAAGGAATTCTCTCTCCGTTTGGGTATCGAGTTCGAAAGGTTGAGCAGTCATGAAGAGTCGAGAATAAATGAAATTGTGATGAAGTGTTATCGAATGACAAATCGGTTTGGGAGCCGTTTGAGAAGTATGTAG
- a CDS encoding DUF493 domain-containing protein gives MRSRYPGDHEKFKAILNTEHEWPCEYMFKFIVPREALPQVEALFPQHSMTFRDSRNGNYVSATVFFKADCADIIIAIYERAAKINGLIAL, from the coding sequence ATGAGATCACGTTATCCCGGAGATCACGAAAAATTTAAGGCTATCTTGAACACAGAACACGAGTGGCCCTGCGAATACATGTTTAAATTTATTGTCCCTAGAGAGGCATTACCTCAGGTGGAGGCTCTTTTCCCTCAACATTCTATGACCTTTCGCGATTCGCGCAATGGCAACTACGTCAGCGCAACTGTTTTTTTTAAAGCTGACTGTGCTGATATAATTATTGCCATCTACGAACGGGCTGCTAAAATTAACGGCCTCATCGCCCTATAA
- a CDS encoding carbonic anhydrase family protein, whose protein sequence is MKQSIKISISFSICCILSWSLAGCSTPNKESSNLPEEKKMKASHSATQADGPIAKAEETPRSNSSEKDSHSPAAETKQAHWTYNGLTGPQLWGDLDPAFQLCKTGDNQSPIDLKWTKPQEKRPIEVKYQPSQLRIIDNGHTIQVNADPGSFIRLNGTEYELIQLHFHSESEHTLSGKRYPMEVHFVHRSKDGQHAVLGRMISIGKKSDPFIEKIWSHLPKEKNQEVIASGQTVDFSLGLPKTKTYYNYSGSLTTPPCTEGVDWNFLNTPLTISKDQLSTFRSIYANNARPIQQKNNRKPANY, encoded by the coding sequence ATGAAACAGTCAATCAAAATTTCTATTTCTTTTTCCATTTGCTGCATTCTAAGCTGGTCTTTAGCAGGCTGCTCGACTCCAAATAAGGAATCTAGCAACTTGCCTGAAGAAAAAAAAATGAAAGCAAGTCATTCAGCCACGCAAGCAGACGGGCCAATAGCAAAAGCTGAGGAAACCCCAAGATCAAATTCCTCAGAAAAGGATTCTCATTCGCCAGCAGCCGAAACCAAGCAGGCTCACTGGACCTACAACGGACTTACGGGGCCGCAACTCTGGGGGGACCTCGACCCTGCATTTCAGCTCTGTAAAACAGGAGACAATCAATCGCCCATTGACCTTAAGTGGACAAAGCCTCAAGAAAAGCGTCCAATCGAGGTGAAATATCAACCCTCACAACTGAGAATAATAGACAACGGACACACTATCCAGGTGAACGCTGATCCTGGCAGCTTTATTCGTCTCAACGGAACTGAATACGAACTCATTCAACTTCACTTTCACTCAGAAAGCGAACATACCTTGAGCGGCAAACGCTACCCCATGGAAGTTCACTTTGTCCATCGCTCCAAGGACGGTCAGCACGCTGTCCTCGGCCGAATGATAAGCATCGGAAAAAAATCAGATCCCTTTATCGAAAAAATTTGGTCTCATTTGCCCAAAGAGAAGAATCAGGAGGTCATAGCTTCTGGTCAGACCGTCGATTTTTCCCTAGGCCTTCCAAAAACAAAAACCTATTACAATTATTCGGGATCACTGACCACCCCACCATGCACGGAAGGAGTTGACTGGAATTTCCTGAATACGCCGTTAACAATTTCAAAAGACCAGCTCTCCACATTCCGATCGATCTACGCAAACAACGCACGTCCTATCCAACAGAAAAACAATCGGAAGCCGGCCAACTACTAA
- a CDS encoding S-adenosyl-l-methionine hydroxide adenosyltransferase family protein: protein MNYLLCLSLLLFLSVSAWGRGVLVLQTDFGLKDGAVSSTKGVINSVDSTVLVSDLTHEIPPFNIWEASYRLMQTVPYWRPSTVFVSVVDPGVGSERRNLVAKLKSGHLVVTPDNGTLTHLIDRIGIESIRIIDEKKYRMKGSEHSNTFFGRDLYANVGALLASGKKSFAEIGPEHKASPIILEFSKAKLEEGTLIGNIPVTDPQYGNLWTNISLDMTKRLQMKVGEQYRVQLFNRDQIAYNRIIPYVKTFTDVPRGEDLIYLNSMLDLAIAINQGNFAKLRGAESGPNWTVKISRP, encoded by the coding sequence ATGAACTACCTGCTTTGCCTCAGTCTCCTTCTCTTCCTCTCCGTTTCTGCCTGGGGCAGAGGAGTTCTCGTTCTGCAAACTGACTTCGGGCTAAAAGATGGAGCCGTGAGCTCGACAAAGGGCGTTATTAACAGTGTTGATTCCACAGTTTTGGTTTCCGATCTCACGCACGAGATACCACCTTTTAACATCTGGGAAGCTTCGTACCGCCTCATGCAAACCGTCCCCTATTGGCGGCCATCCACCGTGTTTGTCAGCGTGGTCGACCCAGGAGTTGGCTCAGAAAGGCGCAATCTTGTCGCAAAACTGAAATCTGGCCACTTGGTCGTCACTCCAGACAATGGCACCTTGACTCATTTGATTGACCGGATCGGAATAGAATCCATTCGGATCATCGACGAAAAAAAGTATCGGATGAAGGGCTCTGAACACAGCAACACTTTTTTCGGCAGAGACTTGTACGCCAACGTCGGGGCCTTGCTCGCTTCGGGAAAAAAATCCTTCGCCGAGATCGGTCCAGAGCATAAAGCCTCTCCAATAATACTTGAGTTTTCAAAGGCAAAATTGGAGGAGGGTACGCTGATTGGAAACATTCCTGTAACTGACCCCCAGTACGGGAATCTTTGGACAAATATTTCTTTGGATATGACGAAAAGGCTACAAATGAAAGTGGGCGAACAATATCGAGTGCAGCTATTCAATCGTGATCAAATAGCTTACAACAGGATCATTCCCTATGTAAAAACCTTTACAGATGTCCCACGAGGAGAAGATCTCATCTATCTAAATAGTATGTTGGATCTGGCGATAGCGATCAATCAGGGTAATTTTGCGAAACTGAGAGGTGCTGAATCAGGTCCCAACTGGACCGTTAAGATTTCACGTCCATGA
- a CDS encoding YajQ family cyclic di-GMP-binding protein, with the protein MPSFDVISEINLQEVENAFNQAQKEIKSRYDFKDSKATMAWDKKEISLEAEDDYKLGAMKDVLQSKAHRRGVDLRALKFSDPEKIGGMMLKQKVTFVQGIEKETAKKITKILKDSKLKVQAQIVDEKVRVTSKSIDTLQECMQFLKKDKSLDIPLQFENMRS; encoded by the coding sequence GTGCCGTCATTTGATGTGATATCCGAGATAAATCTTCAGGAAGTTGAAAATGCGTTCAATCAGGCTCAAAAGGAAATTAAGTCTCGCTACGATTTTAAGGATTCCAAGGCCACGATGGCCTGGGACAAGAAGGAAATCAGTTTAGAGGCAGAAGATGATTACAAACTGGGAGCCATGAAGGACGTCTTGCAAAGCAAGGCTCATCGTCGCGGAGTTGATTTACGTGCCTTAAAGTTTAGTGACCCTGAAAAGATCGGGGGCATGATGTTGAAGCAGAAAGTGACTTTTGTTCAGGGGATAGAGAAGGAAACTGCAAAGAAAATTACCAAGATCCTGAAGGACTCAAAACTAAAGGTTCAGGCTCAAATTGTAGACGAGAAAGTTCGGGTAACATCAAAAAGTATTGATACCTTGCAGGAATGCATGCAGTTCCTGAAGAAAGACAAGTCACTTGATATACCGCTGCAATTCGAAAATATGCGTTCTTAG
- a CDS encoding CBS domain-containing protein yields MVKSAYNSLHAVADRKKISEKPVRDFMSRRVLSIVSGTKIYFAVKMLQTHGISGAPVVDASGSLIGIVSDYDLLLQAATRDVADPLEYNKDVLSVREETPLRDIIIILYKKKFRRLPVVDSTNKVVGIVSRVDVLMELLELP; encoded by the coding sequence ATGGTAAAATCAGCTTACAATAGTCTGCACGCAGTCGCAGATCGGAAGAAAATATCTGAAAAGCCGGTGCGCGACTTTATGTCGCGGAGAGTGCTTAGCATTGTTTCTGGGACAAAGATCTACTTTGCAGTCAAAATGCTCCAAACTCATGGCATCAGTGGTGCTCCCGTGGTGGATGCATCAGGGAGTCTGATCGGGATCGTATCCGATTATGATCTTCTCTTGCAGGCGGCAACCCGAGATGTTGCCGATCCTTTGGAGTATAATAAAGATGTTTTGTCAGTGAGAGAGGAAACTCCCTTGAGAGACATTATTATAATTCTTTACAAAAAAAAATTCCGACGATTACCAGTTGTGGATTCAACCAACAAAGTTGTTGGAATCGTCTCGCGGGTTGATGTTTTGATGGAGCTGTTGGAACTTCCTTGA
- a CDS encoding protein kinase: MARSIETFDFPEGFILSRKYRVIRKVGEGWEGEVYIVEELFTNIERAAKIFFPHRNQNNRTAKFYAKKLHKLRTCSVLVQYLTQERIYYRGHEITYLISEFVEGKTLDSFLETFPGKRMSPFQAVHLLYALARGLEEVHRLKEYHGDLHYENIMVQRYGLAFELKVFDMFRWGSASPENIRDDVCNLIRIFYDCLGGSRFYPRQPEVVKDICCGLKRSLILKKFRNAGELRLYLEKMNWN, encoded by the coding sequence ATGGCGCGATCCATCGAGACCTTTGATTTTCCAGAGGGATTTATTCTTTCGCGTAAATATCGTGTGATACGCAAGGTTGGAGAGGGCTGGGAGGGAGAAGTCTATATAGTCGAAGAGCTTTTTACGAATATCGAAAGAGCCGCGAAGATCTTTTTTCCGCATCGCAATCAAAACAATCGCACCGCCAAATTTTATGCTAAAAAGCTTCATAAACTCAGAACTTGTTCTGTTCTTGTTCAGTATTTGACTCAAGAGCGTATTTACTATCGGGGGCATGAAATTACGTATTTGATCTCAGAGTTTGTGGAGGGCAAGACCCTAGATAGCTTTTTGGAAACCTTTCCTGGAAAAAGAATGAGTCCTTTTCAGGCTGTCCATTTGCTCTACGCCTTGGCTCGCGGGCTTGAAGAGGTGCATCGCTTGAAGGAATATCACGGCGATTTGCACTATGAAAATATAATGGTGCAGCGTTACGGATTGGCTTTTGAATTAAAGGTATTCGATATGTTTCGTTGGGGTTCTGCTTCCCCAGAAAATATTCGTGACGATGTTTGCAATCTCATTCGCATTTTTTATGATTGTTTAGGGGGGAGCCGATTTTACCCCCGCCAGCCAGAGGTAGTTAAAGATATCTGTTGTGGATTGAAGCGTTCACTTATTTTAAAGAAGTTTCGAAATGCAGGGGAACTGAGGCTCTATCTGGAGAAAATGAATTGGAATTGA
- a CDS encoding protein phosphatase 2C domain-containing protein, with translation MELRGRQFYNQHLDDIAIFSKDWLEAVISTTMCPVNKLENEDSCFVIENGEFSCVAVADGLGGHKGGGLASRLAISILNETLNIYEASPQSERLPIREVILDAINQSHVEIQALGIGAGTTLTMAILTRKTVRFFNVGDSCSMLIGGMGTLKFKNIEQSPVGYGLEGGFLTEDQVVGHAASGIVLNALGLSPLRIEVSQEFELARRDSILLSSDGLTDNLAYSRIGEIVGRGTILEKIRRLKQEATEQMGKEKGKPDDLTMILLKVRDI, from the coding sequence TTGGAATTGAGAGGTCGGCAATTTTACAATCAGCATCTTGACGACATAGCAATTTTCTCAAAAGATTGGCTTGAAGCTGTTATTTCTACAACCATGTGCCCCGTGAACAAATTGGAAAATGAGGACTCTTGTTTTGTCATTGAAAATGGGGAGTTTTCCTGCGTGGCAGTTGCCGACGGACTGGGGGGCCACAAGGGTGGAGGGCTAGCCTCGCGTCTAGCTATATCCATCCTAAATGAAACGCTAAATATCTACGAGGCGTCTCCACAGTCGGAACGATTGCCAATAAGAGAAGTGATCTTGGATGCAATTAACCAATCCCACGTTGAGATTCAAGCTCTTGGGATTGGGGCCGGTACAACTTTAACCATGGCGATTTTGACTCGTAAGACCGTGCGTTTTTTTAATGTGGGAGATTCTTGTTCCATGTTGATCGGCGGCATGGGAACTCTAAAGTTTAAGAATATCGAACAGTCTCCAGTTGGTTATGGCTTAGAGGGTGGATTCCTGACTGAAGATCAGGTCGTTGGTCATGCAGCTTCGGGAATTGTTTTAAATGCCCTAGGGCTTAGCCCCTTGCGGATAGAAGTAAGTCAGGAATTTGAATTGGCGCGACGGGATAGCATCTTGCTTTCCTCAGATGGACTTACGGACAATCTGGCTTATTCTCGAATAGGTGAGATCGTAGGGCGGGGGACCATTTTGGAGAAGATCAGAAGGTTAAAACAGGAGGCTACTGAGCAAATGGGAAAGGAAAAAGGAAAGCCCGACGATTTAACGATGATTTTGCTGAAGGTCCGCGACATCTAG
- a CDS encoding RimK family alpha-L-glutamate ligase codes for MMNTYTVNGSLGVTRARDTLRVLQMLSRKGVGLPTSSFAHSTKMTKELIELVGGAPLVIKLLSAPQGGSVIFAQTAKAAESVIDAFRRMDAYFIVQEYIPEAEGADIRCLVVGGKVVASLRRQAGERGFPTALRQSDLISAVEITREENETALRAAKVVGLGVAGVDFLRSKRGPLVIGVTPSPSFVGIDRICGVNVADKVIQYVEKKVKLNSN; via the coding sequence ATGATGAACACGTATACGGTGAATGGCTCGTTGGGTGTTACAAGAGCGAGAGATACGCTGCGGGTCTTGCAGATGCTTTCTCGGAAGGGAGTGGGCTTGCCCACTTCCAGCTTTGCTCACTCAACAAAAATGACAAAGGAACTCATCGAGTTGGTTGGAGGTGCTCCACTTGTCATTAAGCTGCTTTCTGCACCCCAGGGTGGAAGCGTTATCTTTGCGCAAACTGCTAAGGCCGCAGAGAGCGTGATCGATGCTTTTCGTCGGATGGATGCCTATTTTATTGTTCAGGAATATATTCCTGAGGCTGAAGGGGCCGATATTCGATGCCTCGTCGTTGGTGGTAAGGTTGTGGCCTCCCTTCGAAGACAAGCAGGTGAGAGAGGATTTCCTACTGCTCTCAGGCAGTCTGATTTGATTTCGGCTGTAGAGATCACACGTGAGGAAAATGAAACTGCGCTCAGGGCCGCAAAGGTGGTTGGTTTAGGAGTTGCAGGAGTTGACTTTTTGCGTTCCAAGCGAGGGCCTCTCGTGATTGGTGTGACGCCATCGCCGAGTTTTGTCGGTATTGACAGAATTTGTGGTGTTAATGTTGCTGACAAAGTCATTCAATACGTCGAGAAAAAAGTGAAATTAAACTCAAATTAG
- a CDS encoding class I SAM-dependent methyltransferase, translating to MIRHWREIKEIRSQSSGLHRTFDDKPITWEIYEGVLDFLIGFLKPRMKTLETGAGLSTLVFARCQTRHLAITPDSNEVQRILEACQKNNWPTAELHFDLGRSETALPLIKSDPEFDLVLIDGGHGFPTPFIDWFYSAGLLKTGGYLIIDDIQLPVVFSLYQFLCSHPHWRITKNYVWQSAVFQKISPHAGHCFEDWYTQTWLKKPQFPRWFAIYLWAPLTGNTIWQSQLFRFLNKMAIYYFLRPIFHRLLRPFYFHVFRKALFLSRSYSLKTRSYFMKIAYYHGIRKFYFHVVCPLYWRMSPLYWWMIRLVPIYLASYSRKLYAYSVTLIWTLQIPNLPGLLRMWFWQCVPMWIRRENIRGLFRKYCSKQSNSKPNPLLSKKISYEQGGNENHQPNRRGVPVGPIELWHVKLGGRRVKVHSVAPGDKTKRNKDRGYNC from the coding sequence ATGATCAGGCACTGGCGCGAGATAAAAGAAATTCGGAGTCAGTCTTCAGGGCTTCACAGGACCTTTGATGATAAGCCCATCACCTGGGAGATATATGAGGGCGTCCTTGATTTTCTTATTGGATTTCTAAAGCCCAGAATGAAAACTTTGGAAACGGGTGCGGGCCTCAGCACTCTTGTCTTTGCTCGCTGCCAGACGAGGCACTTGGCAATAACTCCTGATTCAAATGAAGTTCAGCGCATTCTTGAGGCATGTCAGAAAAACAACTGGCCCACCGCGGAGCTTCATTTTGACCTTGGCAGATCCGAGACTGCTTTGCCTTTGATCAAGTCAGATCCAGAATTTGATTTGGTCCTCATTGATGGGGGCCATGGCTTTCCCACTCCGTTTATTGACTGGTTTTACTCAGCTGGACTCCTTAAAACTGGTGGATATCTCATCATTGACGATATTCAGCTGCCCGTCGTTTTTAGTCTCTACCAATTTCTTTGTTCTCACCCCCATTGGAGGATAACCAAAAACTACGTCTGGCAGTCGGCCGTATTTCAAAAAATTTCACCTCATGCAGGCCATTGCTTTGAGGACTGGTACACTCAAACTTGGTTGAAGAAACCTCAATTTCCGAGATGGTTTGCCATCTATCTATGGGCACCACTTACTGGAAATACAATCTGGCAATCTCAGCTTTTTAGATTTTTAAATAAAATGGCCATTTATTATTTTTTGCGACCGATCTTTCACCGTTTGCTCCGTCCATTTTATTTTCATGTCTTTCGCAAAGCACTCTTCTTGTCCAGGAGCTATTCTCTCAAAACACGATCTTATTTTATGAAAATTGCTTACTACCACGGAATTCGTAAATTCTATTTCCATGTTGTGTGTCCGCTTTATTGGCGCATGAGTCCCTTATATTGGTGGATGATTAGGCTTGTTCCGATCTATTTGGCCTCTTATTCTCGAAAATTGTATGCCTATTCTGTGACGCTTATTTGGACCTTGCAGATCCCCAACCTGCCCGGACTCTTAAGAATGTGGTTTTGGCAATGCGTGCCAATGTGGATCCGTCGTGAAAATATCAGAGGTTTATTCAGGAAATACTGTTCAAAACAATCAAATTCGAAACCGAATCCACTTCTTTCGAAAAAAATATCCTATGAGCAAGGTGGCAACGAAAACCATCAACCCAATCGCCGTGGGGTACCCGTAGGGCCAATTGAGCTCTGGCATGTTAAACTCGGAGGCCGAAGGGTTAAAGTTCATTCCGTAGCACCCGGCGATAAAACCAAGAGGAATAAAGATCGTGGATATAATTGTTAA
- a CDS encoding GHKL domain-containing protein translates to MSFNKTEKSEAIESKNVSASTSSFPKKTAILAIMGSITFLVLQFLSLKSGHNTLQEMNHFYFPLTERNAISLRLHEKVTATIHLAVATRKSIFIDEILACREALDQNQGVLTPNITTETSSFRALALPNRKFVDHFELETINLMKNQKFGKASSILDSEEYKDELIKYSEAMQLLVEEMSTRRDAILDVQTRKLYLTGFISISVFVLTIFFWGFFIKEYLVSIKARKTAERLLDDEKAKTIHASKLSTLGEMAGGIAHEINNPLAIIHGYAEILTRQLSKDVINIEKLKDVALKIQETTNRIEKIVKALRTYARDGSKSHFLSSDLRKIVDETLTLCMEKLKNRDIQLIYNPPAHSVMLNCQEVQISQVILNLIQNAVDAIEAQTTKKWIKLEILPVSNTCQIRVTDSGLGIPISLHDKILQPFFTTKDIGKGTGLGLSISSSIIREHGGRFFYDKDNPNTSFVIEIPMTQQAAESVETIKTAV, encoded by the coding sequence ATGTCGTTCAACAAGACAGAAAAATCTGAGGCCATTGAATCAAAAAATGTTTCTGCGTCGACCTCAAGTTTTCCAAAAAAAACGGCAATTCTGGCAATTATGGGAAGTATTACCTTCCTCGTTCTGCAATTCCTTTCTCTCAAATCAGGACATAACACCTTGCAAGAGATGAATCACTTCTATTTCCCATTGACGGAGCGCAACGCTATCTCGCTGCGCCTCCATGAGAAAGTAACCGCAACCATTCATCTTGCGGTCGCCACTCGCAAATCGATTTTTATCGATGAAATTCTCGCCTGCCGTGAGGCCCTTGATCAAAATCAAGGCGTTCTGACTCCAAACATTACAACTGAGACTTCGTCATTTCGTGCGCTTGCATTGCCGAACCGAAAGTTTGTCGACCATTTTGAACTTGAAACCATCAATTTAATGAAAAATCAAAAATTTGGTAAAGCCTCATCGATTTTGGATTCCGAGGAGTATAAGGATGAATTGATCAAATACTCAGAGGCAATGCAGTTACTGGTCGAAGAAATGAGCACAAGGCGAGACGCGATACTTGATGTTCAAACCAGAAAACTTTATCTGACAGGTTTTATCTCCATTTCTGTTTTTGTGTTAACAATTTTCTTCTGGGGATTTTTTATAAAAGAATACCTTGTGAGTATCAAGGCTCGGAAGACAGCAGAACGTCTTTTGGACGATGAAAAGGCCAAAACAATTCATGCCTCTAAGCTCTCAACACTCGGAGAAATGGCCGGTGGCATTGCCCATGAGATAAACAATCCACTTGCGATCATCCACGGCTATGCGGAGATCCTGACTCGCCAACTCTCAAAGGATGTAATAAACATCGAGAAACTAAAAGATGTGGCCCTAAAAATACAAGAAACAACCAATCGAATAGAAAAAATCGTGAAAGCCCTGCGAACTTATGCCAGAGACGGCTCAAAATCACATTTTCTTTCAAGTGATCTTAGAAAAATTGTGGATGAAACACTCACCTTGTGCATGGAGAAGCTGAAGAATCGTGATATTCAGCTGATCTACAATCCTCCAGCCCATTCTGTCATGTTGAATTGCCAAGAGGTACAGATCAGCCAAGTCATTCTAAACCTCATACAAAATGCGGTCGATGCCATTGAAGCGCAGACCACAAAGAAATGGATCAAATTGGAGATTCTCCCAGTTTCAAATACTTGCCAGATTCGAGTGACTGACTCAGGCCTCGGAATTCCAATTAGCTTGCACGATAAGATTCTTCAACCCTTCTTTACAACAAAGGATATTGGGAAAGGAACGGGATTGGGGCTCAGCATCTCAAGCTCGATCATTCGAGAGCATGGGGGTCGATTCTTTTATGACAAAGATAATCCCAATACCTCGTTTGTAATTGAAATTCCAATGACTCAGCAAGCTGCTGAATCGGTGGAGACAATCAAAACTGCTGTCTAG
- a CDS encoding response regulator — protein MVNSNNGKKWKLLIVDDEDLIRELVNMALEELECEVRNSNNTADGFRMAEEFRPDIIISDILMPGGTGDKLVRRIRSEIPDYDPYIILMSGHSELTYNQIQSLEIDRLIEKPFQLSQIASVVNEVLKSELVLPKSN, from the coding sequence ATGGTGAATTCTAATAACGGAAAAAAATGGAAGCTATTAATTGTTGATGATGAAGACCTTATTCGGGAATTGGTTAATATGGCTTTAGAAGAGTTGGAGTGTGAGGTGAGAAATTCCAATAACACAGCAGATGGATTCAGGATGGCAGAAGAATTTAGGCCCGATATTATTATCTCTGACATTTTGATGCCTGGAGGCACAGGAGACAAACTCGTTCGGCGCATTCGGTCGGAAATCCCGGACTATGATCCATACATCATCCTTATGTCAGGCCACAGCGAGTTAACTTACAATCAAATACAGTCCTTAGAAATAGATCGACTCATTGAAAAGCCGTTTCAGTTGTCACAAATTGCTTCTGTCGTTAATGAGGTGCTAAAGTCTGAGCTTGTCCTACCTAAGTCGAACTGA
- a CDS encoding nitronate monooxygenase, whose protein sequence is MSSIKTSMTELLGCQLPIIGAPMFLVSNIKMVVAISEGGGVGTFPALNYRPLEKYSEALKEIKARTTQPIGVNIIVNKSNSRQTDDLRVALDAGVNLFITSLGNPKSVISDAHKNGAKVFCDVTNLEFGLKVQDLGADGVIAVGSGAGGHAGPISPLVLIPWLAKKLEIPVVAAGGVANGATMAACLALGAAGVSIGTRFIASIEADIDPSYKQAVVTASPEDILLTSRISGTPASVIRTDYIQKKGLELPLPIRILKNHPVSKKYMVPIIHWLGMKSLQKAAEGTTWKSVWSAGQSVGLIDEILSCKEILKKLVDEYEVARQILPPLSPSLSSVRLR, encoded by the coding sequence ATGTCTTCAATCAAGACCTCCATGACAGAACTTCTTGGGTGCCAGTTGCCCATCATCGGAGCTCCGATGTTTTTGGTTTCGAATATCAAAATGGTGGTAGCCATCTCTGAAGGAGGCGGAGTGGGCACTTTTCCTGCTCTCAACTATAGACCCCTTGAGAAATACTCTGAGGCTCTCAAAGAGATCAAGGCCCGGACGACTCAGCCTATTGGCGTGAATATCATTGTGAACAAGAGCAATTCTAGGCAGACTGATGATCTGCGTGTCGCACTTGATGCTGGAGTGAATTTGTTCATCACAAGTCTCGGAAACCCCAAGTCAGTTATTTCTGACGCCCACAAAAACGGTGCTAAAGTTTTTTGTGACGTCACAAATCTTGAATTCGGTCTCAAAGTCCAGGATCTCGGTGCTGATGGGGTCATCGCCGTGGGTTCCGGAGCTGGAGGCCATGCAGGCCCCATTTCACCTCTGGTTCTAATCCCTTGGCTGGCCAAAAAGCTTGAGATTCCTGTTGTTGCAGCCGGAGGAGTGGCGAACGGAGCGACTATGGCGGCCTGCTTGGCATTGGGCGCTGCCGGCGTTTCGATCGGGACACGATTTATTGCCTCGATCGAGGCAGATATTGACCCTTCTTATAAACAGGCTGTGGTGACAGCCTCGCCTGAGGACATCCTTTTGACCTCTCGAATATCTGGAACACCCGCCTCTGTTATCCGGACTGATTACATCCAAAAAAAGGGGCTAGAATTGCCTCTTCCTATTCGAATTTTAAAAAATCATCCTGTTTCAAAAAAATATATGGTTCCGATAATTCATTGGTTGGGGATGAAATCTCTCCAAAAGGCCGCAGAGGGAACAACTTGGAAGTCGGTTTGGAGCGCTGGACAATCCGTTGGTCTCATCGATGAGATTCTTTCATGCAAAGAAATACTTAAAAAATTGGTCGACGAATATGAAGTGGCGCGACAGATACTTCCGCCACTCTCGCCGTCTCTCTCCTCAGTTCGACTTAGGTAG